A region of the Corticium candelabrum chromosome 4, ooCorCand1.1, whole genome shotgun sequence genome:
AGTAGCATATAattgtgtgtgcgcgtgcgtgggtgcgtgcatgtgtgtgtgtgcgtgtgtgtgtgtgtgtgtgtgtgtgtgtgtgtgtgtgtgtgtgtgtgtgtgtgtgtgtgtgtgtgtgtaacatctACCAATCTGTCTGTACAGTAGTAGGCCTCATCATCCTACCAACCTGTCATTATATCTACTTTGTTAgtttctttgctttgtttctcatTTTATTTCCACGGTATGCACCTTATTACCAGTAATCTTCATTCACTATTTATCATAACGTTTTAGGTATAACACTGTATTCAACTGGAAGATGTACGCAGTACTTGAATTGGATGAAAATTTCTCTCGTGGAAGAGGACTGATGAAAGGAGCAGAATATGTTCAACAATCATTGTCCAACCACCGTGTTATGTTCTTCTGTGATGTTGACGTACGCTTTACCACGTCATTCCTGCAGCGTTGCTATCGTAACGTCGAAGAAAGGAAGAGGGTGTATTACCCCATAGTATTTAGTCTCTATAATCCAGCATTGGCAATCAATCATAAAACAGGGCCTTCTGTATACATTAAGAGAGAAAGTGGTTTCTGGAGAGACTTTGGCTATGGCAtggcatgtatgtatgtgagtGATTTCTTCAATGCTGGTGGATTTGATCTTTCCATCCAGGGATGGGGAGGCGAGGATGTAGATTTGTATGAAAAGCTTGTTAAGAGTGGCATCGAGATGATGCGCTCTGTTGATGAAGGGATTTATCATATTTTCCATGAAAAGGAATGTAATCCAAGTTTGAGACCAGAGCAATATCAGAGCTGCATGAACTCCAAGATATCAACTTCTGGTTCACAAAAACAGCTTGgtaatataattattgaaCAACAGGAGAGAATCAATCAGTTGGAACGAGAGCTTGTCATGCAGAAACAGCTTCTAAAGTCAAAAGGATTAGGCAATGTAACATCGAATGTAATGGGTGGTATGGCAGCACCTATAGCAGATGAAGCTGTAGCAGAAGGGAAACAGACTGTGAGGAGGCGGGGACTCAAGATTTATGTGTATAGCTTACCAGGACGATTCAATCACGAGCAGCTAAAAATTAATGACGAAGATCCACCTGCTATATGGGACTTTGACTGTACTTCAAATTCATACAGTACAGAGTATGATATTCATCAGCGACTTATTGATAGCGAATTCCGCACTGATGATCCTCAAGAGGCTGACCTGTTTTATGTGCCTGTCTACATGGCATGTTTCTATATCAACCAAGCCGAGGGAGAAGCATTGGAGAAAACAAGCAAGTTTAGTCAACAAGCTTTCGCTTACATAAGAACTAATTTCCCATACTTCAACAGATCAAAGGGACGAGATCACTTATGGACATTCACATTAGCTCAAGGGCCAACTGTGTTTGGTGATTGGAAACCCATCAAAAATGGCATTTTCCTTGTTCAGCAGGGTAGGCTTTCGAGTGACAGCTACAGCCCCTACAAAGATGTTGTAATCCCTTCTTATGTTGACCCTGAAGACGTACGACCTATCTACGCCATCCCATTCACAGACCGTCCAACACGAACCCTTTTGGCACACTACAGTGGCAGTGCATTTTcgatagacaacaaacagtcaacagGAGACATCAGTTCACTTGCTATGCAGCTTGTTCGCTTATATTCccgtgtcccacgtttccgtaTGTCCATTTACCGAAACAAGGTCTACTTCCTAGACATGATGTCATCGGTCTTCTGTCTATGTCCGGAGAATATGCAGGATGTGCATCGTGTCTATGAATCGATCATTCTCGGTTGCATCCCAGTAATCATCGGCGAAGACCTTGAGCTCGCATTCGAAGACATTGTTGATTATTCAAAATTTGTGATCCGTATTAGTCTCCAAAATATCGAGCATCTGCACACTGTTCTACTGGGAATTAAAGAGGATGATATCAGACGAATGCGTCGAGACATGGAGCATGTTTGGAGCATGATCAGCTACGACAACAAGGTGGGACATGCATTTGACAACATCATCTACACTCTGGCAAAACGAAAACcggaaaagaaaatgaaaatatCATATTATGGAGAGCAAACATAGAACCTTTATGAATAGAATCTATGTTGAAAcctttaatttattaacagtTCATGGACTTACACCTATAAGCAGTTGATATTGTGAAAACTGAAAGGTGGTGGAACTCCATAAGttacaaaattcaatttttcttGTTTAGAAAACACCACACCAAACTGCATACACGAATTGGGCATGTCTGTTATCTCGACATCAGGGAGCTTCAACTTACCAGCacaaatacatttatttataaCAATTTACCTGAAAAACCACTTTCGAATAAGGAAGTATTATGTGTTCCTGCACACATTGATGAGATGCTGATATGTTACGGTCTTTGTTCAAAATTAGTGATAATATGTACAAACAACGTGATGCGTCTAATCTATGTTTCCTACTATCGACAGAGTTACGTTGCCTTCAGTCGTTGCTGTGCGACCCACCCTTTAAATACCATCCTACACAAGCAATACAACGTACAACGCTAGTATAATGTGTCACGACGATTTGACATATTGGCTCACTTGCAGTGCTTCACTACACACTCGTTACTGCAGAAATCGGGGCCTCTCTCGTCGTTACGTTTAGCAGGATTGTTGCAGCCACTACAGAGGCACAGTCTGGCTGACACGGAATCACTAATCACACGCTTTTTCTCACTACCAGATTTCTTTGGAATCTG
Encoded here:
- the LOC134178183 gene encoding chondroitin sulfate N-acetylgalactosaminyltransferase 1-like isoform X1: MTRKRSNWIKIGFCFGLLIFIALSVNVLTYNACVWSGRLESAPRQGLPVWPKKFAYMSERQSLGDRRGKMVWDDEDVARLRRQTDCQSSRQTDPQQVPVDCESPRLHEAYQPTTRHTVIEWDSFDDEYSFSSFMNTQGQPAERRHGSSERDYVDMKEAALQLVNNRDHKNLRLVKVVHGYKRTDSLRGTEYILDLFLALPSGAPVSQRLHLVRPYREMMIESVQTYTDLNLHISLIMPLSNRLEIFKQFMYRFRKCCIGQKFVDVFLVIVYFGKENLIELKELLGKYNTVFNWKMYAVLELDENFSRGRGLMKGAEYVQQSLSNHRVMFFCDVDVRFTTSFLQRCYRNVEERKRVYYPIVFSLYNPALAINHKTGPSVYIKRESGFWRDFGYGMACMYVSDFFNAGGFDLSIQGWGGEDVDLYEKLVKSGIEMMRSVDEGIYHIFHEKECNPSLRPEQYQSCMNSKISTSGSQKQLGNIIIEQQERINQLERELVMQKQLLKSKGLGNVTSNVMGGMAAPIADEAVAEGKQTVRRRGLKIYVYSLPGRFNHEQLKINDEDPPAIWDFDCTSNSYSTEYDIHQRLIDSEFRTDDPQEADLFYVPVYMACFYINQAEGEALEKTSKFSQQAFAYIRTNFPYFNRSKGRDHLWTFTLAQGPTVFGDWKPIKNGIFLVQQGRLSSDSYSPYKDVVIPSYVDPEDVRPIYAIPFTDRPTRTLLAHYSGSAFSIDNKQSTGDISSLAMQLVRLYSRVPRFRMSIYRNKVYFLDMMSSVFCLCPENMQDVHRVYESIILGCIPVIIGEDLELAFEDIVDYSKFVIRISLQNIEHLHTVLLGIKEDDIRRMRRDMEHVWSMISYDNKVGHAFDNIIYTLAKRKPEKKMKISYYGEQT
- the LOC134178183 gene encoding uncharacterized protein LOC134178183 isoform X2, yielding MNTQGQPAERRHGSSERDYVDMKEAALQLVNNRDHKNLRLVKVVHGYKRTDSLRGTEYILDLFLALPSGAPVSQRLHLVRPYREMMIESVQTYTDLNLHISLIMPLSNRLEIFKQFMYRFRKCCIGQKFVDVFLVIVYFGKENLIELKELLGKYNTVFNWKMYAVLELDENFSRGRGLMKGAEYVQQSLSNHRVMFFCDVDVRFTTSFLQRCYRNVEERKRVYYPIVFSLYNPALAINHKTGPSVYIKRESGFWRDFGYGMACMYVSDFFNAGGFDLSIQGWGGEDVDLYEKLVKSGIEMMRSVDEGIYHIFHEKECNPSLRPEQYQSCMNSKISTSGSQKQLGNIIIEQQERINQLERELVMQKQLLKSKGLGNVTSNVMGGMAAPIADEAVAEGKQTVRRRGLKIYVYSLPGRFNHEQLKINDEDPPAIWDFDCTSNSYSTEYDIHQRLIDSEFRTDDPQEADLFYVPVYMACFYINQAEGEALEKTSKFSQQAFAYIRTNFPYFNRSKGRDHLWTFTLAQGPTVFGDWKPIKNGIFLVQQGRLSSDSYSPYKDVVIPSYVDPEDVRPIYAIPFTDRPTRTLLAHYSGSAFSIDNKQSTGDISSLAMQLVRLYSRVPRFRMSIYRNKVYFLDMMSSVFCLCPENMQDVHRVYESIILGCIPVIIGEDLELAFEDIVDYSKFVIRISLQNIEHLHTVLLGIKEDDIRRMRRDMEHVWSMISYDNKVGHAFDNIIYTLAKRKPEKKMKISYYGEQT